A segment of the Candidatus Cloacimonadaceae bacterium genome:
ATCATGGAGGAATCACATGAAACTCAGACCTATTGAAGATCACGTTGTCGTGAAGATCGAAACCGCGGCACAGGAAAAAAAAGTTGGCGGAATCATCATTCCCGATACGGCAAAAGAGAAACCCCAGATGGCGGAAGTGATCGCCGTTGGGACAGACGAGGAATTACAGAAGGTAGTGAAAGTGGGCGATAAAGTTCTTTATGGCAAGTATGCCGGCACTGAGATCGAAATTGACGGCGAAAAGCTGTTGATTCTCGCCAAAAGCGACATCCTCGCCATCGTCGAGTAGAACAATGTCGGTGCATGAATTGAGCGTAAATAGTTTCGCAGCCGAAGTTTTGCAAAGCGATCTGCCGGTTTTGGTGGATTTCTGGGCACCATGGTGCGGACCTTGCAAAGCACTCACTCCCACGATCGAAAAAGTAGCCCTCGAGACCGAAGGGAAAGTCAAGGTTGTAAAGTGCAACATTGATTCATGTCCTGAGATCGCAGGTAGATACTCGATCATGTCCATACCGACCCTGCTCATCTTTTACCAAGGTGAGATCGCCGGGCAGTTGGTCGGTCTGGTGCAAAAGGACAAGATATTAGACAAGCTGAAAGCATATATGTAATCGGCGTATCAGATCATAACAGCAAAAAAAAGGCTCAACCATATAAGGTTGAGCCTTTTGCATAGCAACTGGATTTATCAGTGCCGGCTCGCGTCTCTCACCAGTTCATAGAGCAGATAGCCGTTTAGCATATAGAGCACTTTGTCAAAGTCCTTCTCACCGGGGATGATGACATCGGCGTTTTTCTTGGTGGGTTCGATGAATGCCTGATGTGAGGGTTTCACTGTTTCCAGATATTGCTCCAGGACGGATTCGACTTCATAACCGCGTTCCAGAGTGTCCCGATAAATTCTGCGAGCGAGGCGGATATCGGAATCCGTATCGACATAGACCTTGAGGTCGGAGAGCTCTAACAATTCCGGGTAGTAAAGGGCAAAGATTCCTTCCAGGATGATGACGTCGGCATTGGCGACGCAGAGGGTACCCTCGCTGCGGGAGTGATTGATGAAGTCATAATCCGGTACGTTGACCGCGCTGCCGGCAAGCATAGCCTTGATATCGGTCATCAGATAATCCCGGTCGATGGCATCGGGGTGGTCAAAATTGGTTTGCAGAGCTTCCTCGCGGCTGAGATAGCTGAGGTCTTTGTAATAGTTATCATGGGAGATGATGACGTGTTTGAGGGAGGGGATGCGTTTTCCGATAGCGCGAGCCATAGTCGTTTTTCCCGAGCAGGTTCCCCCTCCGATCAGAATCAAACGCGATTCGTTGTTGTCCTTCATCTATGGTCTGTCCATCAGAGCTTTTTGATTGTTCCAGCGATCTTTGTGATCAAAAAAGGGGAGCTTGAGTCCCTTGTATTTGGCAAGTTCACTGTTCAGCCAGGCACTGCGTTCGCGAATGCTATCCCGCCGGTAGTGTTGATTGTTGGATTCATAGCGTATGTTTATGAGCCGCGTGAGTAATTCGGCTGCATTTTGGGGATGATACCCAGCCCGCGCCAGATAGCGCAAACCAACGATGTCCGCTTCCTGTTCATAGGCGTCCAGGCGTCCCTGAATGAGGGTGTTGAACATTTGCATGATATCGGCTTCAAGTTCCTGTTCGATGTCTTTTGCCTTGGCGCTGAAAGCATCCGGCAGCGCAGTGTCCAGTTCGTCAGAAGCGGAAGCGGCGGCGATCTGATGTTCGCGTTTTATAGTTTCGATCATTCCGTGGAAACGGGTGACATGGGCGATTTCGTGTGCCAGGACAAAAGCGAGTTCAGCTTCGGTTTTGATCAATTGGAGCATGCCTTTGCTGATGAAGATAATTCCGCCCGGGCAGGCATAGGCATTGGGTTGGGAGATATCGAGGATGAAGAAACGGAAGGGGATGTCTCCGCCGTCGGAAGCAGCAACGACGGTCTGCCCCACAAAGTTGACGTATTCAATTAATTTCGGATGATGGTAGAGTCCCTGGTTTGCGATCACGCCGGCTATGACAAGTCCAAAGCCTTCCTGGGCATCGGGAAAATAATCCGGCGTCTTCTTTAGAGGCAGGGAAAGGGCATTGCGAAAGAGCTTATCCCTGGCGGTTCGATATGTTGCCTTGTTGAACGCTGCAAAGCGGGTGGTGTCGATCTGTTGTCCAAGCGCGATGTCATAGAATGTTTCGTCAGCGCTCAGGCTGAAATGATTGTTGAACAGTTGTGCGAAACCTTTCGTGCCTGCGGAGATGCTGTGTTGGGTGACCGTGGATTTTGCGCTGCCGCCTTGGATGGAGGCAAAGACGTTTGAACCGGGAGGCTGCACTTTCAGGGCATTTACGGGGATATAACCCTTCTGATTCTGATATTGCACATAGAGCCAGTCATCCAGATTCTTCAGTTCCTTTACTTTGGCTTCGACCGGGATGAGGACAATCGTTTCGTGATAGTTTGCGGCGCCATTGCGCAGCCAGGTCTTTTCGCGTTTGACAGTGAAGTCTTTGGCAATAAGCACAGCCGTGATGAGGATCAATAATATGCCAACGATACAGCGTTTCATGGATTACTCCTGTTTATCTTTTGTGATTAGTCTATGTAGGACTCTGAAATCAACCGGTTTGGTCACAAATTCGTCAATCCCTGCTTCCAGGCACCGGGCTCTGTCTTCCTTGGTCGAGGCAGCGGTGAGAGCAACGATCTTGGAGTATATCCCACGCTTGCGTTCATGTTCGCGAATCAGCCTGCACACCGTGATTCCATCCATACTGGGAAGATGCAAATCGAGCAAAATGCAGTCATAGGTTTTTGCGTCATAGAGTTCCAATGCTTCATATCCGGAATTTGCCACATCCACTTGCATACCCCATTTCTCAAGCTGGAGCTTGGTAACCTTTTGACTGACGGGATCATCCTCCACCAATAGGATGAGCATGCTGTTGTTCATGGATGCAGGATCTGAACGGGCAACGTCAGCATCAGTTGTGTCTGTGAGCCGGAAGGGAATTAGAAAGAAGAATCGGCTGCCGCTGCCGGTTTCGCTTTCCACCCAGACTAAGCCCTCCATCAGTTCCACTAATCGCCTCACTATGGACAAGCCCAATCCGGATCCAGTGTAGGAATTGCTGATCGTGGAATCCGCTTTGCCGAATCTGTCAAAAATGTCTTTGACCTTCGCTAATTTCATGCCGATGCCGGTATCCGAAACACAGAAAAGGATGCGGATATCGTCTTCTGAGAGAGTATAAACTTCCGCTGATAGCTCCACCCAGCCGGAATTGGTGAATTTGATGGCGTTTTGCAATAAATTTGTCATGATCTGCCGCAAGCGCAACATATCGCCGATTACGAAATCAGGGATATCATCCGAGACGCGCGATCTGATATCAATACCGCCCTTTTCGCGTTGGAGGACAAAGCTCTTGATCAGTTCTTCGATCAAATACCGGGGGTTGAATTTGCCGGGCATCAGTTCCAATTTTCCGGACTCGATCTTGGAAAAATCCAGGATATTGGAGACGATGCCCATCAGGCTCTTTCCCGAGGAAAGAATCAAATCCATGATTTCCCTATGCGAATGATCGGATTCCATCTCCCGGAGGACGTTTATCAAACCGATGATGCCATTTAGGGGAGTGCGGATTTCATGGCTCACGCCAGCCAGAAATTGCTCTTTAGCGATGCTGGCGGATTCCGCTTTGTCCCTTGCTTCGATCAGTTCTTTCTCCATTTCCTTCTGCGAGCTAACGTCCTGCATGAAACCATAGGAAAAGGCTTCGCCTCTGTCGTCATGAACGATGATGCTAAAGTCATAGACCCAGTGGATATTCTTGTCCGAATCAAATATGCGATAGTATTTTGTGGAGGTGCAGGGATCTGTTTCAGGACTTTTTTGGATCAGTTCCAGTATGGCGTTTCGATCTTCTTCATGCACATGATCCATCATTCCCATACCTTCATTGATCAGGTCTTCAGATGTGTATCCCCATTGCGATATGCTCGGTGAGATGTATTTCAATTGCATTGTGTTGACACTGCATTTATAAAAAACAAAAGAGCTGGAATCGATGAGTTGATGCTCCCGTAAAAGCTCGGATTCGTGTTCAATGACGGTTTTATGTTCCGTGGAAAGCTTTCTTAAGCGGTTTCTCAACCCTCTGTGCCTGAATGCCATAACTATGCTGAGAAAAATACCCAGGAAAGCGATGATGATCGTAATAATCGTTCCAGTATCGGATAGCAAGCTGACATGGGGTAATTTTTCAGCATAGGGCGCGAACCATTTTTTATGCAAGGTATCCAATTCTCCGTTCGTAGCCAATTTGAGCAATGCGACGTCGATCCTTTCGATCAATTCTTTGTCTTTGGAGGCGTAGCAGTAATCTTTGACAAGGATTTTATCCCATAAAACTGAAATATGCTCGAGCTTATCTTTGCCGACGATGAACATACCGTGCATGTGGTTGACGATGGCGGCGTCGTAAACTCCTTTATTCAGAAGTTTCAGCGCATCTTCCTGCGTGGGAACCTCCGCTACCGATCCGGCGAATTCGATGGTGGACAAAAAATCCTTCGCAATATCGCCTTGCTGCAATACTACTTTGGCATTGATCAGATCCGAGCTGGATTTGATGCCGGATCCTTTGCGGACGAAGAAGCTGCGCCAAGTCTGGGTGTGCGGTTTGGAGAAGTAATAAGTCCTCGCTCTTTGGGAAGACAAAGCCATACCCTGAACCATGTCTATGAGCCCGTCGTCCAGCCAGGAACGCACCTGAGCCCATTTTGCGAGACGGAATCTGGGAGTCATGTCCATTTGCTCTGCCAGCCGCCGGCTTAGTTCCACATTGTAACCAGCGGGGAAATGATTATCATCCAGATACTCATAGGGAGGATAACTGTAATCTCCGCCGATCGAGATGGTTTTTCGCACGTTTTCAACGTTCTGCCCATAGATGATGCCGAGGCAGAAAACAACGACTAAAAATAACAGGATTCGTTTCATAAAAGTCCTTTCTCCAATGCTTCAGAGCATATCTGATGCTATATTTTCAATTCTATCCACGTATCTTTCCATATCAATTTTCATTCTCATAACCTCTTTCTCGACGGATGGCTATTCCTGTCAAGTGAGATGTCGTGAAATGGATACATCATGCAAAAAATTGTATGGCGATTTTTCAACATTGTATATGGCATTTTGTGCATTCCATTCCTCCGCGATCCCTTCCGACAATCCCAAATATGCAACAGCACAGGCAACCCGCGGTCTATAGCCATTAGTGGCTTTTGGGTCGGATCAGCTCTGCCTTTGGTTCGGATTAGTCATCAAGATATCCGTTTGCCGAGAAAATATACCTTTCAAAACCGATCCAGCCAATCCCAAAAAGCAATTGGAATGGTTATTGCAAATGTTATTCATAGCTGTAGAAAAACGTCTTTCCAGCGGAAATATATTTACAAAACGCACAGGGGAGTTAATGACTGTACTGATATTTGCGACGGTGCTTCTGATCCTGAATTGGATAATTGAATATAGAAGACACAAGCGCAACGTCCTATCCATACCGATCAGGATCCATGTGAACGGAACGAGGGGAAAATCAAGCGTGACGCGTTTGATCGCAGCCGGTCTCAGAGCCGGCGGTCTCAAAACCATCGCCAAGATCACCGGCACCCTGCCGCGCGTGGTTTTGCCGGATGGCAGGGAAGCTGCGATCATCAGATTGATGGGCGCAAACATCATCGAGCAGAAATATATCTTCCGCCATGCCATATCCCAGAAGCCTGATGCCATCGTGGTCGAATGCATGGCGGTGAATCCCGTCTTTCAATGGATCACGGAGCGTCAATTTGTGCGCAGCACGATCAGCGTGATCACAAATTGCCGTCCCGACCATCTTGATCTGATGGGCAGCACCGAACAGAGCGTCACCATGTCCCTCAGCAATACGATCCCTGCGCACGGAGTTTGCTACACGGCGGAAAACGAGCATTTTCAGCTCTTGCAGAAAGTGGCAAAACATCGCCATTGCAAAATCCACAAGATTCGCCCCCATGACGTCACTCATGAGGAATTGGCGCAGTTTCAATATATCGAACATGCAGAAAACGTACAGCTCGCTTTGGCAGTCTGTGCCGAAGCCGGAGTGCCCAGAGACGTTGCTATCACAGGAATGATGAAAGCGCATCCCGATCCCGGCGCGCTGCGCAAATACTATCTCGAAGATGGAAGCAAGAAGATCCATTTCTACAACGTCTTTGCCGCCAACGATCCCAAGTCCACCGCCCGCGTGATCGACATGGTCACCGGTCACCTCAACCATGTTGAAAAGATTATCATTCTGAACAGCCGTGCGGATCGGATTTTCCGTTCGCAACAACTGCTGGACGCCGTCAAAGATATGGATTTTTCCTACATTCTTCTTACCGGCGAAGTTCCGGAAAAGGTGGAATCCTACGCGCTATCAGTCGGAATTCCGCGTGCCAAAGTGATCCCTCTGGGCGAACCGCTCACCGAGGTCATCTACCAAAAAGTTTTGGAACTCACGCGTAGCGAATCCCACGTCCTGGGCATCGGCAACATCGCAGGTAGAATCAAATACGGAGCCCAAATCGTGGCTCATTTCAGACATAAAATTCAAGCAATGAAAAAAGCAAAACAACAAGGAGCTGAACGTGGTTGATGCAGTAATGCAAGCGGCGGTCGGAATCGGCGTCATCATCAGTCTGATATTCTCGGAACTGTTGGGCGCTTCTGCCGGTGGGATTGTGGTGCCAGGATATGTGGCGCTCTATTTGGACAAACCCATGCAGATCATTGGAACCCTTATCGTGAGTCTGCTCACCTGGGGAATCATCAGAATAATCGGCAATTTTACACTGCTCTTTGGCAAACGGAGAATGGTGCTCAGCATCTTGATCGGCTTCATTCTCGGTTGGGCTACGCGCATGCTGGTCTTTCAAAATCAGACGGTTTATACCTATCAGATGCAATCGATCGGCTATATCGTTCCCGGCTTGATCGCAAACTGGTTCGAGCGCCAGGGATTCGTCAAAACCATCACTACCATGGGCATCGCTGCGGTTTTGGTTCGCCTGATTCTGATGGTCGTTTTCGCAGGGGAGATATAATATGTATCGTCCTTCACTCAAATCATCCTGGTCGTTAGTAGCGCTTTTCGTTCTCAGCGTTATCTTGTTTGTTATCGCCCAAAACAGTTATGTGCACATCGAAGCGGATTTTCACGATGAGAAGGTGGAAGCCGCGAAATTGATGAGTAGCTTCATCGACAGTCTGCGCACCGAACAGATCGCCCAAGGGATGCACATCGACCCCATCGACGATCCTTTCCAGACGGGCTTGATCGGCAGCCGGCTCAGTTCTATCACGACGGACAGAGGTCTTCTATCCGAAAAACAAGCGGCGGT
Coding sequences within it:
- the trxA gene encoding thioredoxin, which gives rise to MSVHELSVNSFAAEVLQSDLPVLVDFWAPWCGPCKALTPTIEKVALETEGKVKVVKCNIDSCPEIAGRYSIMSIPTLLIFYQGEIAGQLVGLVQKDKILDKLKAYM
- a CDS encoding co-chaperone GroES, which translates into the protein MKLRPIEDHVVVKIETAAQEKKVGGIIIPDTAKEKPQMAEVIAVGTDEELQKVVKVGDKVLYGKYAGTEIEIDGEKLLILAKSDILAIVE
- the pgsB gene encoding poly-gamma-glutamate synthase PgsB, with the translated sequence MTVLIFATVLLILNWIIEYRRHKRNVLSIPIRIHVNGTRGKSSVTRLIAAGLRAGGLKTIAKITGTLPRVVLPDGREAAIIRLMGANIIEQKYIFRHAISQKPDAIVVECMAVNPVFQWITERQFVRSTISVITNCRPDHLDLMGSTEQSVTMSLSNTIPAHGVCYTAENEHFQLLQKVAKHRHCKIHKIRPHDVTHEELAQFQYIEHAENVQLALAVCAEAGVPRDVAITGMMKAHPDPGALRKYYLEDGSKKIHFYNVFAANDPKSTARVIDMVTGHLNHVEKIIILNSRADRIFRSQQLLDAVKDMDFSYILLTGEVPEKVESYALSVGIPRAKVIPLGEPLTEVIYQKVLELTRSESHVLGIGNIAGRIKYGAQIVAHFRHKIQAMKKAKQQGAERG
- a CDS encoding M48 family metallopeptidase, giving the protein MKRCIVGILLILITAVLIAKDFTVKREKTWLRNGAANYHETIVLIPVEAKVKELKNLDDWLYVQYQNQKGYIPVNALKVQPPGSNVFASIQGGSAKSTVTQHSISAGTKGFAQLFNNHFSLSADETFYDIALGQQIDTTRFAAFNKATYRTARDKLFRNALSLPLKKTPDYFPDAQEGFGLVIAGVIANQGLYHHPKLIEYVNFVGQTVVAASDGGDIPFRFFILDISQPNAYACPGGIIFISKGMLQLIKTEAELAFVLAHEIAHVTRFHGMIETIKREHQIAAASASDELDTALPDAFSAKAKDIEQELEADIMQMFNTLIQGRLDAYEQEADIVGLRYLARAGYHPQNAAELLTRLINIRYESNNQHYRRDSIRERSAWLNSELAKYKGLKLPFFDHKDRWNNQKALMDRP
- a CDS encoding transporter substrate-binding domain-containing protein → MKRILLFLVVVFCLGIIYGQNVENVRKTISIGGDYSYPPYEYLDDNHFPAGYNVELSRRLAEQMDMTPRFRLAKWAQVRSWLDDGLIDMVQGMALSSQRARTYYFSKPHTQTWRSFFVRKGSGIKSSSDLINAKVVLQQGDIAKDFLSTIEFAGSVAEVPTQEDALKLLNKGVYDAAIVNHMHGMFIVGKDKLEHISVLWDKILVKDYCYASKDKELIERIDVALLKLATNGELDTLHKKWFAPYAEKLPHVSLLSDTGTIITIIIAFLGIFLSIVMAFRHRGLRNRLRKLSTEHKTVIEHESELLREHQLIDSSSFVFYKCSVNTMQLKYISPSISQWGYTSEDLINEGMGMMDHVHEEDRNAILELIQKSPETDPCTSTKYYRIFDSDKNIHWVYDFSIIVHDDRGEAFSYGFMQDVSSQKEMEKELIEARDKAESASIAKEQFLAGVSHEIRTPLNGIIGLINVLREMESDHSHREIMDLILSSGKSLMGIVSNILDFSKIESGKLELMPGKFNPRYLIEELIKSFVLQREKGGIDIRSRVSDDIPDFVIGDMLRLRQIMTNLLQNAIKFTNSGWVELSAEVYTLSEDDIRILFCVSDTGIGMKLAKVKDIFDRFGKADSTISNSYTGSGLGLSIVRRLVELMEGLVWVESETGSGSRFFFLIPFRLTDTTDADVARSDPASMNNSMLILLVEDDPVSQKVTKLQLEKWGMQVDVANSGYEALELYDAKTYDCILLDLHLPSMDGITVCRLIREHERKRGIYSKIVALTAASTKEDRARCLEAGIDEFVTKPVDFRVLHRLITKDKQE
- the pgsC gene encoding poly-gamma-glutamate biosynthesis protein PgsC, coding for MVDAVMQAAVGIGVIISLIFSELLGASAGGIVVPGYVALYLDKPMQIIGTLIVSLLTWGIIRIIGNFTLLFGKRRMVLSILIGFILGWATRMLVFQNQTVYTYQMQSIGYIVPGLIANWFERQGFVKTITTMGIAAVLVRLILMVVFAGEI
- the udk gene encoding uridine kinase, with the translated sequence MKDNNESRLILIGGGTCSGKTTMARAIGKRIPSLKHVIISHDNYYKDLSYLSREEALQTNFDHPDAIDRDYLMTDIKAMLAGSAVNVPDYDFINHSRSEGTLCVANADVIILEGIFALYYPELLELSDLKVYVDTDSDIRLARRIYRDTLERGYEVESVLEQYLETVKPSHQAFIEPTKKNADVIIPGEKDFDKVLYMLNGYLLYELVRDASRH